Within Conexibacter woesei DSM 14684, the genomic segment CACGCGCAACGCCTTCAACCGGATCGCCCGCACGACCGGCCCGGCCGCCGGCGGCGGCTCGACCTACACGCTCGTCGGCTGGAAGGACGCCGGCGAGGGCGAGGCCGCCGAGGTCGCGGCGAACGTCGACGGCGCCGGCCCGGCGCCCGCGCTCAGCGGCGTCCTGCGGCCCGACCGCGAGTCGCGCTTCCGGCCGGCCGAGGTCTCCGCGACGAGCAGACCCTCCGCCGACCCGACCGCGCTCGCCTCACTCGTGATGCAGGAGCCGACGGGGGAGTGGCCGCTGTCGGACCCCAGACATGCCGCCGCGATCGCCTACATCGGCGGCACGCTGCCGCAGCTCGGCTCCGACCCGCGCACCGCCTACTGGACGCAGAGCTTCACCCAGTCCGACACCAACGCGCTGATCCGCGACGTCACGAACACCGCGTACAGAGCGAACGACCGCTTCAGCGCGGGAGAGTTCGTCGAGGCGCGCGACCAGCTCGTGTTGGAGCTCGGTCTGGTCGGCAAGGTCCGCTCCTACCTCTCGAAGCTGCAGCAGCCGTTCTCCGAAGGCCAGCTGAGCCAGTGGGTGACGGCGCAGACGGTCGCCGACCGCGTGCTCGAGGACGCCGAGAACCCCGACGACGAGGTGACGCTGTCGTGGCTCGAGCTGACCGCGCAGGTGCTCGAGCTGCTCGGACCGGCGACCGAGGAGGTCACCGGCGTGCTCGGCGGCCTGCTCGACATCGGCATGTGGGGGTACGGCGCGACGAAGAGCGGCGGCCCCAGCGAGGGCGAGATGCGCGTGCACGCCGACGCGTTCGGCAAAGCGCTCGTCGACAGAGCCGAGCAGGCGAAGGTGACGATCGACCGGATGGGCGACGTGATCGTCGGCGACTACGCGAAGCTCGCGGTCGTCGGCAGATACGGGAGCTGCGTCGACTGCCCGGCGAGATACGCCTACCTGGCGCTCGACGGGAGAGACATGTCGCGCAACAGAGCGCAGATCGACCGCGGCGTCCAGCGCCTCGCCTACCAGAAGCTGCTGCCGCTCGGCTTCCCCGTGATGGCGCTGACGCGCGTCGGCAGACACAACGACTGGCCCCGCAGCACGGCGCCGGACGTCCGGGACTACGTCTGCAACGGGTACCAGCCGTGGAAGGACTACGCGGGGAACGCTTCCACCTCCCTGCTGCAGGAGCTCGATCCGGCAGGCAGAGTGAACGCGTACGACACGTTCGTGATGTCACGTCCGCCCGGCATCGCGACCGGGCACGGCACGCCGCCGTCGAACGAGCTGCTCGAGCTGATCTTCGGCGCCGAGAGACTCGGCATGGATCCGGGCGCCTTCATGGCGGCGGCGAGACACCGCACCTGGTTCTCCAGCGAGGACAGAGAGCGGACCGCCTGCTTCTGGCTGAGATAGCGCGGCCGACGCCGTGACGACGATGAAGACGACGAGGAGCAGCATGAGACGACTGATGGGAGCCGGCGCGGCGATCGCGCTCGCGTGCGCCGCCGCGCCCGCGGCCGAGGCCGCGCCGATCGGGCCGGTGCCCGGCCTGCCGGCGGAGGCGCTGACGGTGATGAACCAGCCGGCCTACAGACACTCGGGGTGGCACATCGCGGTCCGCGACGCCGCCACCGGCGCGTCGGTGATCTCGCTGAACGCCGACCTGATGGCGCAGCCCGCGTCGGTCGTGAAGACGTACAGCTCGGGCGCGGCGTGGCTGCAGTTCGGGCCGGACAGCCGCGTGACCACGCCGGTCAAGCGCACCGGGAGGCTGGCCGGCGGGACGCTGCGCGGCAACCTGATCCTGGTCGGCAAGGGCGACATGACGATGGACGGCCGCACGAATCCGGACGGAACCGTCGACTTCGCCAACCTCGACCACAACGACGCCAACGACATCCCCGGCGCGACGCTCACGTCCGGGAACCCGCTGCGGGGGCTGAACCGGCTCGCGCGGCAGGTGCGCAGATCCGGGATCCGGCGGGTCTCCGGCGACGTGATCGTCGACGACCGGCTGTGGCAGACCTCCCACCTGGAGAACGGTCCCGTCACCCCGATCGCGATCAACGAGAACCTGATCGACTTCGTCACGAAGCCGGGGCGGCCCGGCCAGATCGCGACGCAGACGATGCGGCCGAAGGTCGCGCCGTGGAGAGTCGTCAGCGCGGTCAGAACGGTCGCCGCGAACGGCAGAACGAGAATCCTCGTCAGCTCGCCGCGCCACGGCCGCGTCGTGCTGTCGGGGACGATCGCGGCGAACAGTGGGCCGGTCGTCAACACGTACGCGTTCGAGGACCCCGCCCGCTTCGCTCGCACGGCGTTCGTCGAGGCGCTCGGACGGGCCGGCGTGAAGGTCGACGCCGACCCGGTCGCCGCCAACCCGGAGCGGCTGCTGCCGCGCAGAGCGGCGACGGAGCGGCTGCGCACGGTCGCGCGGCTGCGGTCGCTGCCGCTGCGCGAGGAGGCGACGTACGTGCTGAAGGTCAGCTACAACCGCGGCGGGCAGCTGCTGATCTGCCGCCTGGCGGTCACGGCCGGCAGCACCGACTGTGACGACGGCCTGGCGAAGGCGCAGGAGATCTGGGCCGCCGCGGGCCTGGACACCGACGGCGCGGTGCTGAAGGACGGCTCAGGCCTGACCGGAAACCTGATCACGGCGGACAACCAGGCGCAGCTGCAGGCGATCATGGGCGAGCGTCCCGATGCCGCCGCCTGGCAGGCGACGCTGCCGATCCTCGGCGTCGACGGCTCGCTCGCGAGAGTGCAGGCGAACGGCGCGGCGGCCGGCAGAGTCTTCGCCAAGACCGGCACGCTCGGCGACTGGGACGTCTTCAACCGCCGCTTCGTGCTGCCGACCAAGGCGCTCGGCGGCTTCATCGACACCAGAAAGGGCCGCCGCTTCACGTTCTCGATCGTCGTCACCAACGCGATCTTCAAGGACTTGGAAGGCCTCTTCGCGGCCAACGACGACGTCGGCAAGGTCGCGGCGCTGATCCAGCAGGCCTACTGAGGGCGGCTCGGAGCCGGTCCCTCGTCACGACGGTGGGGGACTGTGCTTCGCCGTAGCGGCCAGGCAGCCGGCTGCCTGGCCGCTCTACGGGATGAACTCACGCCGGACGAGGGCGGAGGCCGTCAAGCGCGGTCTGCAGGATCGGGTCGAGGTAGTCGGGCTCGGCGGGGATCTTGGCGATCGCGATGACCATGTCGAGGATCTGCTCGAGCGTGAGGTCGTCGCGGATCTCGTGTGCCTGCTGGGCGGCGGTGAGGAGGGACTGGCCGGCGGCGAGGACGCGGTCGCGGTTGCTGCCGAAGACGGGGGCGCTCGGGTCTGAGTGCTGCAGCAGCTCGGCGCTGATCGGGCGCTTGCTGACGAAGTAGGCGAGGAACCGCTCCAGCCACGTCGTGAGCACCTCACCGGGTGCGCCGTCGAGCGTGCCGGCGGCGTCGCAGATGGCGTCGACCTCGTCGGCGTAGAGCGCCTCGAGCAGTTCGCGCCGGCCGGGAAAATTGCGGTAGAGCGTCGCCATGCCGACACCTGCGCGGCGGGCGATCTCGGCCATCGAGATCTCGCCCTCGCCGTCCGCGAAGGCGGCGCGAGCGGTCGCGAGGATCGTGTCGCGATTGCGCTTGGCGTCGGCGCGTCGGGACGGGGCTGGCGGTCGGGCGGGGGACATCGGGCTTGAAGTGGAGAGGCTATCCGCTAAAGTGAAACGAACAACCTATCCGCTTCACTTCGAACTCATCTTACCCACCCGCTGCGAATCAGCCCCGCGGCGAGCGAAAGGCTCTCTTCATGGACTACCGCCCACTGGGACGCACTGGCGTCTCGGTCAGTCAGCTGTGCCTCGGCGCGATGATGCTCGGCGCGTTCGGCAACCGTGACCACGACGACGCGATTCGCATCGTCCACCACGCGCTCGACGCCGGAATCAACGTCATCGACACCGCCGATGCCTACTCGGGCGGCGAGTCGGAGACGATCATCGGCAAGGCGCTCGCGGGCGGCCGCCGCGAGAACGTCGTGCTGGCGACGAAGGTCGGCCTGCCGGTGGGCGAGAACCCCAACCACCGCGGCGGGTCGCGGCGGTGGATCACAGAGGCGGTCGAGGCGTCGCTGAGACGGCTGGGAACTGACTGGATCGACCTCTACCAGGTCCATCGCCTCGATCCGGCTACCGACCTCGACGAGACGCTCAGCGCGTTGTCAGACCTCGTCCACGCCGGCAAGATCCGCGCCTTCGGCGCCTCGGCCGTCGCGCCCTCGCAGATCGTCGAGGCGCGGTGGGTCGCCGAGCGGCGCGGCCACGAGCGCTTCCGCACCGAGCAGCCGCCGTACTCGATCCTGACGCGCGCAGTCGAGTACGACGTGCTGCCGACCAGCCTGCGTCACGGGCTCGGCGTGCTCGTCTACAGCCCACTCGCGGGCGGCTGGCTGTCGGGTAAATACCGCAAGGGGCGCGAGGTGAGCGGACCAGGCTCCGCCGCGCGGCAACAGCGCTTCGCCGCCGCGATGGACGCCACTCTGCCGGCCAACGCCGCCAGACTCGATGTCGCCGACGCGCTCGGCGCGCTGGCGGACGAGGCCGGCCTGACGCTGGTGCAATTGGCGATCGCGTTCGCCACCCGCCATCCGGCTGTCACCTCGGCGATCATCGGGCCGCGGACGATCGAGCACCTGGAGTCCTATCTGGAGGCCGACGGGGTCGAGCTGTCCACCGACCTGCTCGACCGCATCGACGAGATCGTCGCGCCCGGCCACTCGATCGACGTCGCCGACAACGCGTGGGCGACGAGCACGAACGCGCTCGACCCGGCCTACCGCCGCCGCTAGCGCGGCGGGGCTCTCGGAAGCTCAACGCCTGGTCTCGTACCTGGTCAGGATCACGCCGTTGGGGAACGTCCGGGTCTCCACCAGGGTCAGGTTCACCCAGTTGTCCAGGGCCGTGAAGAACGGCGTGCCGCCGCCCACCAGGACGGGGTGGGTGACGATCGCGTACTCGTCGATCAGCCCGGCCCGCATGGCCGCCGCGGCGAGGGTGGCGCCGCCGATGTCCATGGGGCCGCCGTCCTCGGCCTTGAGCCGGGTGATCTCGGTGACCGCATCGCCGGTGACCAGGCGGGCGTTCCAGTCGACCGTGCTGATCGTCGAGGAGAACACCACCTTCGGCATGTCCTGCCAGCGGCGGGCAAACTCGATCTCCGCCCGTGTGGCGCCGGGCTGCTGGTCGGCGGTCGGCCAGTGGGAGCTCATCGCCTCCCACAGCTTGCGCCCGTACAGCGCCAGGCCCGTCGCCCCCACCCGGTCGGACCACCACTGGAACAACTCATCGCACGGCACGCTCCAGCCGATGTCGTCACCGGGCGCGGCGATGTAACCGTCCAGGCTCAGGTTCATGCCAAAGGTCAATTTCCGCATACGTCAGCCTCCCGTGAGTAGGTATTAGGCGTACAGACCAGCAGAGCGCGGAAGAATCATCGGTCACCGGTGCACTTCTTGCGCGACATGAAGCGCGGGAACGGCTCGGCGACGTCGTCGCGCGCCGCGACGGGCCGGCGGCGAAGGTCCCACGGCTGCTGGAGGCTGCGGAGGACGACCTGCTGGGGTTCTACGAGTTCCCGAGGGAGCACTGGCCGAAGCTGCGCTCGACGAATCCGCTGGAGCGGCTGACCGCCGGTCGGACGTCGTCGGGATCTACCCCACGACGCGGCGCTGATCGACCGCGCCGGCATGGTGCTGCTCGAGCAACACGAGGAATGGTCGGTCGGCCGCCCTCTCGGAGACGTCGATGCGCTTGGTCCTGACGCGGACCGCGACCACTCCGGAGACGGTGCAGCTCGCCGCCTGACGACCCCGCGCCACGACCTCGACCACGAACCGCTCACGGATCACGAAAACCGAGCTGGCGGAGATCTTCGAGGCGTTCGACGTGAACGTCGCCTACGACAAGCCCAAACGCTCGGCTCGAACCTGCCGCTACGGTCACGGCAGAACTCGTGACCGACCAAGAAAAGCGACCGCCCCAAGGGGGCGGTCGCGGGACTTCCGTATAGCGGGGGCGGGTTTTGAACACCATCCCGCGACCGAGTACCGGTTCGTCGTGGTGCGGGAGCTGGCGTAGCATCGGGCCGATGTCGAGCGGGCGAGCAGCGATCCCATTCATCTGCTGTTGACCGCTTTGAGATGTACTGCCATAGTGAGTACATGGCCACGGTCAAAGACGAACGCCTTCAGATCCGCGTCGACCCGCAGCGCAAGCAACTGCTCGAACGCGCCGCCGATGCCACCCACCAGAACCTCTCCGCGTTCGTGCTCCAAGCAGCAGCCCAGCACGCCGAGGAAGTTCTCGCCGAGCGCACCGTGATCCAGCTCTCGCCGCAGGCCGCGCGAGCGTTCACCGACGCGCTCGCGCAGCCGGCGATGGTCAACGAGCGGCTCGCCGCCGCGCTGGACCGCCCACGCGGCTTCCGCTGGGTTGACTGACCTCCGTCGCCCCGAGCCGCTCGACCCCGCGCGCCACGACCGCAGCGGCTTCGACTCCGGCGAACACGCGCTCGACGACTGGCTGCGCCGCTACGCCGGCCAGAACCGCCGCCGCCACACCGCCGCCACCTGGGTCATCACCACCACCAGCGACGCAGTGGTCGCCTACGCGAGCCTCGCCATGACCGCGATCGACCGCAGCGCCGCACCCGCCGCCGTCGCCAAGCACGCCCCCGATCCCGTTCCCGCACTCCTGCTCGGCCGCCTTGCCGTCGACAGAAGCTGCACCGGCCTCGGGGTCGGCACCGCGCTCGTCGCGCACGTCCTCGCCACCGCCGTCGAGATCAACACCAAAGCTGCCTGCCGCGCCGTCGTCGTCACCGCACTCCACGACCGAGCGCGCAGATGGTGGGAACGCCTCGGCTTCCACCCCTTCCACCCCGACGACCCCACCGACACCGACCTCTACCTCCTCACCAACGAGATCGAGACGACGCTCAGCACGCTCGCCCGCTAGGTCGGAACCGCGTCCCACAGAAGCAGCTGAAGGTTCCCTGGCTCGACGACTGGGGCTGCACCTGCTCGTTGAGCGCGATCATCATGGCCGTGACGCTGCGGCCCAACGACAAGCTCGATGAGTGGACCCTGCTCGCGCCTTTGGGAAGAGGCGGCAACGGCGAGGTGTGGCGAGCGGAGCATCCTCAGCACGGCGAGGCCGCGCTGAAAGTCGTGTCCCGTAAGTCCGGCGACCGGTATCAGCGTTTCAGCGATGAAGTCGAAATCATGGGGCGACTCGGCGGTCGTCCTGGGGTTCTGCCGCTGGTGGCCTACTCACTGCCGTCTCGGGACTCACGCGACCCAGCATGGCTCGCTACACCCGTCGCTGAACGGCTTCGCACAGCCCTCGGTTCGGATCTGGATCTCGGTGCCATCGTCGAGGCCGTTCGTGACATTGCCTCGACCCTCGCTGACTTGAGCACTGCTGGCATCTACCACCGCGACCTCAAGCCGGACAACCTTTTCCGGCTCGATGGTCGCTGGGTACTCGGAGACTTCGGTCTCGTCGCATATCCAGAGGAGGACGCCGTCACTGTCGGTGATCGCCGCCTGGGCCCCCTCTTCTTCATCGCCCCGGAGATGCTTCGCAAGCCGGATCTCGCCGCTCCGGGCCCGGCCGATGTCTACTCGCTGGCTAAGACGCTTTGGGTCCTGGTGACGGGGCAGAGCTACCCGCCCGAAGGGCAGATTCGTGTCGAGGTCAGCTCTCATAACCTCGCGAACTGGATTGAGGATCCGGGAGCACTGGCGCTCAGCCGTGTTCTTCAATCCGCCACGCACGACCCTCCAGAGGCTCGTCCGACCATGCACGAGTTCGTCGAGGAGTTGGAGACCTGGGCGAGACGCGCCCCGACACAGGACGACGAGGCCGCAGAAGCCATTCGGCGAGACTACGTGACCTCGCTCGGTGAACAGTTGGCGGAAACCGTCGATCCGCAGGCATTTCAGAAGATCGAAGCGGAGCTTGGCGCGGTGTTCGCCAGCGCCCGGCAACGAAGCACCGAAAAGCAGCAGCGACTGGTCCGCGAGGCTTGGAGCCAGAGCGAAGCAAGTCGCCGGTCGCTCATCGACGACTACGGCGTCAAGGCTGCGCTGGACCTTCACGACAACCCGTGGGAGGGCTCGGTCCGAGACGGTGACGATTTTGCGTACGCCGTGACGCGTTGCAACCCTGGCGAGCGCCAACATGAACTCCAACGTGCGCGCCAGATCCTCTGGGGTCGGCCGCTCTGGTGGATGCATTGCGTTGCTCTGACGGGGAGCCTGAAGCTTCGCGGCCAAGAGGGATGTGAGCCACTCGCAACCGAGTTGGCCGCTCAAGGAGTTCGCGACCTCCTGCTCGAATTCAGCGATCATCCGGCCCTGACCGCGTCTTGGCGTTTGCAGCGAGCGTTCATTCCCGCGACGACACGAGTAGTCGGGTACGGCCCTCTGAAGGAGATGTCGGAGTCGATGAGTGCCGCCATGTCGGCCGAGGATCGGCTC encodes:
- the dacB gene encoding D-alanyl-D-alanine carboxypeptidase/D-alanyl-D-alanine endopeptidase; protein product: MRRLMGAGAAIALACAAAPAAEAAPIGPVPGLPAEALTVMNQPAYRHSGWHIAVRDAATGASVISLNADLMAQPASVVKTYSSGAAWLQFGPDSRVTTPVKRTGRLAGGTLRGNLILVGKGDMTMDGRTNPDGTVDFANLDHNDANDIPGATLTSGNPLRGLNRLARQVRRSGIRRVSGDVIVDDRLWQTSHLENGPVTPIAINENLIDFVTKPGRPGQIATQTMRPKVAPWRVVSAVRTVAANGRTRILVSSPRHGRVVLSGTIAANSGPVVNTYAFEDPARFARTAFVEALGRAGVKVDADPVAANPERLLPRRAATERLRTVARLRSLPLREEATYVLKVSYNRGGQLLICRLAVTAGSTDCDDGLAKAQEIWAAAGLDTDGAVLKDGSGLTGNLITADNQAQLQAIMGERPDAAAWQATLPILGVDGSLARVQANGAAAGRVFAKTGTLGDWDVFNRRFVLPTKALGGFIDTRKGRRFTFSIVVTNAIFKDLEGLFAANDDVGKVAALIQQAY
- a CDS encoding transposase translates to MRRTDQQSAEESSVTGALLARHEARERLGDVVARRDGPAAKVPRLLEAAEDDLLGFYEFPREHWPKLRSTNPLERLTAGRTSSGSTPRRGADRPRRHGAARATRGMVGRPPSRRRRCAWS
- a CDS encoding type II toxin-antitoxin system TacA family antitoxin; protein product: MATVKDERLQIRVDPQRKQLLERAADATHQNLSAFVLQAAAQHAEEVLAERTVIQLSPQAARAFTDALAQPAMVNERLAAALDRPRGFRWVD
- a CDS encoding aldo/keto reductase → MDYRPLGRTGVSVSQLCLGAMMLGAFGNRDHDDAIRIVHHALDAGINVIDTADAYSGGESETIIGKALAGGRRENVVLATKVGLPVGENPNHRGGSRRWITEAVEASLRRLGTDWIDLYQVHRLDPATDLDETLSALSDLVHAGKIRAFGASAVAPSQIVEARWVAERRGHERFRTEQPPYSILTRAVEYDVLPTSLRHGLGVLVYSPLAGGWLSGKYRKGREVSGPGSAARQQRFAAAMDATLPANAARLDVADALGALADEAGLTLVQLAIAFATRHPAVTSAIIGPRTIEHLESYLEADGVELSTDLLDRIDEIVAPGHSIDVADNAWATSTNALDPAYRRR
- a CDS encoding TetR/AcrR family transcriptional regulator — protein: MSPARPPAPSRRADAKRNRDTILATARAAFADGEGEISMAEIARRAGVGMATLYRNFPGRRELLEALYADEVDAICDAAGTLDGAPGEVLTTWLERFLAYFVSKRPISAELLQHSDPSAPVFGSNRDRVLAAGQSLLTAAQQAHEIRDDLTLEQILDMVIAIAKIPAEPDYLDPILQTALDGLRPRPA
- a CDS encoding dihydrofolate reductase family protein yields the protein MRKLTFGMNLSLDGYIAAPGDDIGWSVPCDELFQWWSDRVGATGLALYGRKLWEAMSSHWPTADQQPGATRAEIEFARRWQDMPKVVFSSTISTVDWNARLVTGDAVTEITRLKAEDGGPMDIGGATLAAAAMRAGLIDEYAIVTHPVLVGGGTPFFTALDNWVNLTLVETRTFPNGVILTRYETRR
- a CDS encoding GNAT family N-acetyltransferase, with the translated sequence MTDLRRPEPLDPARHDRSGFDSGEHALDDWLRRYAGQNRRRHTAATWVITTTSDAVVAYASLAMTAIDRSAAPAAVAKHAPDPVPALLLGRLAVDRSCTGLGVGTALVAHVLATAVEINTKAACRAVVVTALHDRARRWWERLGFHPFHPDDPTDTDLYLLTNEIETTLSTLAR
- a CDS encoding protein kinase domain-containing protein; the protein is MSAIIMAVTLRPNDKLDEWTLLAPLGRGGNGEVWRAEHPQHGEAALKVVSRKSGDRYQRFSDEVEIMGRLGGRPGVLPLVAYSLPSRDSRDPAWLATPVAERLRTALGSDLDLGAIVEAVRDIASTLADLSTAGIYHRDLKPDNLFRLDGRWVLGDFGLVAYPEEDAVTVGDRRLGPLFFIAPEMLRKPDLAAPGPADVYSLAKTLWVLVTGQSYPPEGQIRVEVSSHNLANWIEDPGALALSRVLQSATHDPPEARPTMHEFVEELETWARRAPTQDDEAAEAIRRDYVTSLGEQLAETVDPQAFQKIEAELGAVFASARQRSTEKQQRLVREAWSQSEASRRSLIDDYGVKAALDLHDNPWEGSVRDGDDFAYAVTRCNPGERQHELQRARQILWGRPLWWMHCVALTGSLKLRGQEGCEPLATELAAQGVRDLLLEFSDHPALTASWRLQRAFIPATTRVVGYGPLKEMSESMSAAMSAEDRLRYPPNPGRVMMLIVRNIVRTRLRQLDWTPQALTAAATEAEAALQRIPIPAAEWDGPIHDPWLQSWSRFSPLVMCGLAILNASPVAEDLLKADDLRQVIRAATGSDSQTLRGPAIGLAERIGLNPAR